In Epinephelus fuscoguttatus linkage group LG15, E.fuscoguttatus.final_Chr_v1, a genomic segment contains:
- the LOC125901712 gene encoding tripartite motif-containing protein 16-like: MAQKGVELDQDTFSCSICLDLLKDPVAIPCGHSYCMNCIKTHWDGEDGKKIYSCPQCRQSFTPRPVLVRNTMLAVLVEELKKTGLQAAPIDHCYAGAEDVACDVCTGRKLKALKSCLVCVASFCEKHLQFHYDSAPFRKHKLVEPSKKLQENICSRHDEVMKMFCRTDQQCICYLCSVDEHKGHDTVSAAAERTEKQRELEVSRQNIQQGIQDREKDVKLLQQEVEAISRSADKAVEDSEKIFTELIRLMEERRSDVKQQVRWQQETEVSRVKELQEKLEQEITELKRKDVKLEELSHTEDHNQFLHNYPSLSALSESTHSSSINIRSLSYFEDVTAAVSEVRDKLQDVLRETWTNVSLTVTDVDVLLSDPEPKTRAEFLKYSREITLDLNTANTHLLLSEGNRRATYISRQQSYPSHPERFTECWQVLSRESLTGRCYWEVEWSGRGVNIAVAYKNINRAGSPNYFGFGRNDKSWALDTNKKCYHFWYNNVETPVSGPQSSRVGVYLDHSAGILSFYNVSETMTLLHRVQTTFTQPLYAGLWLRYADGNTAELCELK, from the coding sequence ATGGCGCAGAAAGGAGTTGAGCTGGACCAAGACACCTTCTCTTGTTCCATCTGTCTGGATCTACTGAAGGATCCGGTGGCTATTCCCTGTGGACACAGCTACTGCATGAACTGTATTAAAACCCACTGGGATGGAGAGGATGGGAAGAAAATCTACAGCTGCCCTCAGTGTAGGCAGAGCTTCACACCGAGGCCTGTCCTGGTGAGAAACACCATGTTAGCAGTTTTAGTGGAGGAACTGAAGAAAACTGGACTCCAAGCTGCTCCTATTGATCACTGCTATGCTGGAGCTGAAGATGTGGCCTGTGATGTCTGCACTGGGAGAAAACTGAAAGCCCTCAAGTcttgtttggtgtgtgtggccTCTTTCTGTGAGAAACACCTTCAATTTCATTATGACTCAGCTCCGTTCAGGAAACACAAGCTGGTGGAGCCCTCCAAGAAGCTGCAGGAGAACATCTGCTCTCGTCATGAtgaggtgatgaagatgttctGTCGCACTGATCAGCAGTGTATCTGTTATCTCTGCTCTGTGGATGAACATAAAGGCCACGACACagtgtcagctgcagcagaaaggactgagaagcagagagagctggaggtGAGTCGACAAAACATCCAGCAGGGAATccaggacagagagaaagatgtgaagctgctccaacaggaggtggaggctATCAGTCGCTCTGCTGATAAAGCAGTGGAGGACAGTGAGAAGATCTTCACTGAGCTGATCCGTCTCATGGAGGAAAGACGCTCTGATGTGAAGCAGCAGGTCAGATGGCAGCAGGAAACTGAAGTGAGTCGAGTCAAAGAGCTTcaggagaagctggagcaggagatCACTGAGCTGAAGAGGAAAGACGTGAAGCTGGAGgagctctcacacacagaggatcacAACCAGTTTCTACACAACTACCCCTCActgtcagcactcagtgaatccACACACTCATCCAGCATCAACATCCGTTCTCTGAGCTACTTTGAGGACGTGACAGCAGCTGTGTCAGAAGTCAGAGATAAACTACAGGACGTTCTGAGGGAGACATGGACAAACGTCTCACTGACAGTGACTGACGTGGATGTTTTACTGTCAGACCCAGAGCCCAAGACCAGAGCTGAGTTCTTAAAATATTCACGTGAAATCACACTGGATctaaacacagcaaacacacatctgTTATTATCTGAAGGGAACAGAAGAGCAACATACATCAGTCGACAACAGTCTTATCCCAGTCACCCAGAGAGATTCACTGAATGTTGGCAGGTCCTGAGTAGAGAGAGTCTGACTGGACgttgttactgggaggtggagtggagcGGGAGAGGAGTTAACATAGCAGTGGCGTACAAGAACATCAACAGAGCAGGGAGCCCGAATTACTTTGGATTTGGACGAAATGACAAATCTTGGGCGTtagatacaaataaaaaatgttatcaCTTTTGGTACAACAATGTTGAAACTCCCGTCTCAGGTCCTCAGTCCTCCAGAGTAGGAGTGTACCTGGATCACAGTGCAGGTATTCTGTCCTTCTACAACGTTTCTGAAACCATgactctcctccacagagtccagaccacattcactcagcctctctatgCTGGACTCTGGCTTCGTTATGCCGATGGGAACACAGCTGAGTTGTGTGAGCTCAAATag